The window AAGTACCGCGCCGCGAGGCGCCGGTATTTCGTGCCCACGCGCACGGGCTGGCCGTTCGGCCGGAACTCCTCGCCGGCCCGCCCGATGAGCGACAGGCGGCACTCCCCGAACGGAAATTCGACGGGCGAAAAGACGTCCTCCCCGGACTCGGCCACGCGGTCGCTCCCGACGACGCCGAGATCGGCGCCGCCGTGCGCGACGTACGTCGGGACGTCGTCGTCCTTGAGGAGCAGGAGCTCGAACGCCCCGTCCGAAGACGGAACGAGGAGGCGCCGGCCGTCGGGCTCGCCGAACGACGCCCCGCCCGCGCGCAGGGCCGCGAGCGTCTTGCCGAGGAGGCGCCCCTTCCCGATCGCGATGCGCAGCGGGCGGGCCGCAGCCGACGCGGGCGCCGCGAGCGCCGAGACGAGCGCCTCGAGACCCACACAGAACCCGAGCGCCGGCGCCGAAACGCCGAAGCGCGCGAGCAGCGCGTCGTACCGTCCGCCGGCGGCGAGCGCGCCGGGAACCCCGGCGGCGTCGACCGCGAACGTGAGGCCGGTGTAGTAGGGCGCATCGGGCGTCGCGGCCAGATCGACGACGACGGAGAGTCCGGGGCGACGGGACCGCGCGAAAGCGGCCGCCCGGGCGAGCTTCTCGGCTTCGGCCGCGTGCGTGGGAGTCCGAAGGAGAGACGACGACGGGTCGAAACCCCGGAGAAGGCCATCTGCGATCTCACCCGCGACGGCGCTGGGTGCCCCTGCGTCGCGCAGGAGGGGCTCGATTGCGGACACCCGCCGCTCGCGCGCCAGGCGCATCACGTCCTCGAGACCTCGCTTCCGTCCGCCCGAGCCGACGCCGGGCGCAGCGGCTTCGATCACCTTTCTTAGAAGTCCCGCGAAGCCGAGGGTGAGCCGAAGCGCCGCACTCGGAAGCACGCCCAGTGCGTCGAGGAGCAATCCGAGCATCTCCTCGTCCGCCTCGAAACGGGCATCTCCGTAACGCTCGGCGCCGACCTGCGCGAACTCCCGCGGGCGCCCGACGCCGGTCTCCTCGTCGCGCACGACGTCGCCCCTGTAAAAGAGTGACACCGGCTCGGCGAAGTCCCCCAGGCGCGGAGCGATGATTCGCGCCGCCATCGGCGTGAAGTCGGCCCTCAGCGCGAGCGCCTGGCCCTCGCGGTCGAGGAAGCGGTAGAGGCGCTCGTCGCCCTCGGCCGTCACGCCGGCGTAAGGATCCGCGTAGTCCAGCACGGGCAGGATGACCTCGCGCAAGCCCGCGGCGCGCAGGACGGAGACGACGCCCTCCTCGGCCCGGCGGCGCCGGTCGGCCGCGTCGAAGAGCAGCGCCTGGACGCCGCGCGGCAGGTTCGGGTCGGGACGGTCGGACTTCACGCGACACCTTCCATGGTGGCCGCAAGGCGGGATTTCCAGGCGGCCGTGAAGCTCGCCCTCAAGCGTGGCGCGAGCCGGTCGAGGAGGTCGGCGGGCCGCGTCTCGACGCCCGTGAAGCGCGTCGCCTGCCCCGCAGCCTGCAGGAGCAGCAGCGTCTGGCCGTCCACGACGGCGGCCCCCGCCGCGTACGCGGCACGGGCGAGGTCGGTTCCCTCGAGGCGGTAAGGCGCGTCGATCACGAGCACGCCCGGGCGCAGGAACTCCGGCGGGCAGGGAATGGCATCTCCTTCGCGGAGGCCAAGGGCGGTGGCATTCACGACAACGGCCGGAAAGGGAATCGGATCGGAAGACTTCTTCGAATGAAAGATGGCCCCGGTCTCGCTGGCGAGCTGCTCGCCACGCTCCTCGCCGCGATTCACGAGGCGGACCTCCCACCCCTTTCTCAGAAGAACTTCCACCGCCACGCGCGCCGTGCCGCCCGCCCCAAGGACGAGAGCTGGCCCGCCCTCCGTTTTCGCCGATCGCTCCGGGACCACCTGCTCGAAGGCGACCCGGTCCGTGTTCGCGG is drawn from Acidobacteriota bacterium and contains these coding sequences:
- a CDS encoding ATP phosphoribosyltransferase — encoded protein: MKSDRPDPNLPRGVQALLFDAADRRRRAEEGVVSVLRAAGLREVILPVLDYADPYAGVTAEGDERLYRFLDREGQALALRADFTPMAARIIAPRLGDFAEPVSLFYRGDVVRDEETGVGRPREFAQVGAERYGDARFEADEEMLGLLLDALGVLPSAALRLTLGFAGLLRKVIEAAAPGVGSGGRKRGLEDVMRLARERRVSAIEPLLRDAGAPSAVAGEIADGLLRGFDPSSSLLRTPTHAAEAEKLARAAAFARSRRPGLSVVVDLAATPDAPYYTGLTFAVDAAGVPGALAAGGRYDALLARFGVSAPALGFCVGLEALVSALAAPASAAARPLRIAIGKGRLLGKTLAALRAGGASFGEPDGRRLLVPSSDGAFELLLLKDDDVPTYVAHGGADLGVVGSDRVAESGEDVFSPVEFPFGECRLSLIGRAGEEFRPNGQPVRVGTKYRRLAARYFDARKIAHEIVPLAGSVELAAALRLTDVVVDLIETGSTIAANGLAEIETIETSRATVILGRAALVSRRGEIAAFLGRLREKAGAP